TCCATGGACGAGGCCCGACAACGGGTGGGCGACCGGGTGGCGCTGCAGGGCAACCTCGACCCGAGCATCCTCTACGCCCGACCCGAGGTCATCCGCCGCGAAGTCGAGCGCGTCCTGCGGGAGTTCGGCCCCGGCAGCGGCCATATCTTCAACCTCGGGCATGGCGTGCACCCGCAGATACCGCCGGAGCACGTCGAAGCGATGGTCGATGCCGTCCGATCGCTGAGCCCGGCATGGCATGACTAGGCAGAATCCCCGGATCCTCTCCGCCGGCATTATCCTGGTTCGTGCCGAGAATGCCGCCTGGCGATTCCTGCTCCTGCGGGCCTACCAGTACTGGGACTTCCCCAAGGGCCGCACCGAGACCGGCGAGACGCCGCTCGAGGCCGCGCGCCGCGAGGTCGCCGAGGAGACCGGCATCACCCATCTACGCTTTAACTGGGGCGAGGACTTCACCGAGACCGGCCCGTATGCCCGCGGCAAGGTCGCGCGCTATTACCTGGCGGAGACCCCGACCCGCGAGGTGGTCCTCGGCATTGCACCGGAACTGGGCACGCCCGAGCACCACGAATGGCGCTGGGTGGACCGGCGAACGGCCTATCGAATCACCGCACCACGGGTTCGGCAGGTGCTCGACTGGGCGCTCGCTCGCCTCCCGGAGCATCCGCCCCAACCCACCCCGCGCGATCACTGGAGGGACTGAACGATGCGTCATGAACCGGACAGCCGCCCAGGCTATCCCGCCACCCGTCCACGTCGCCTGCGCCGGGACGACGCCACCCGGCGACTGGTGCGGGAAAACCGGCTGTCGGTGGACGATCTGATCCAGCCATTGTTCGTCATCGAGGGACATGACCGCAGCGAGCCCGTCCCCTCGATGCCCGGTGTCGAGCGGCTCACCATCGATCGACTCCAGACCGAGGCGGCGCATCTCGCGGCGCTGGGGATCCCCGCCATTGCCCTTTTTCCCGTCACACCCGCCGACGCCAAGAGCGCCGATGCGGCCGAGGCCTGGAACCCGGACGGACTCGCCCAGCGGGCTGTCCGCGCCGTCAAGGACCGGGTGCCCGATATCGCGGTCATCACCGATGTCGCCCTCGATCCGTTCACCATCCACGGACAGGACGGCCTCCTCGATGCCGATGGCTATGTCGCCAACGACATCACGCTCGACGCCCTGGCCAGCCAGGCGCTCTCGCATGCGGGGGCGGGCGCCGATATCGTCGCGCCTTCGGACATGATGGACGGCCGGGTCGGCGCTATCCGCCAGGCATTGGAGTCGAACGGCCATACCGAGACCCGCATCCTCGCCTACGCCGCCAAATATGCCTCGGCGTTCTACGGGCCGTTCCGCGACGCAGTAGGCTCCGCCGGCAACCTCGGCGGCGGTGACAAGCGCACCTACCAGATGGATCCCGGCAACGGCGGCGAAGCGCTCCACGAGGTCGAGCTGGATCTCTCGGAGGGCGCCGACATGGTGATGATCAAGCCCGGGATGCCCTATCTGGACGTCATCCGCCGCGTGCGCGAGCGCTTCGACGTGCCAACCTTCGCCTACCAGGTCAGCGGCGAATACGCCATGCTCAATGCCGCCTTCGACAACGGCTGGCTGAACCGCGAGGCCTGCGTCATGGAGGCACTGCTCGGTTTCAAACGGGCCGGTGCGAATGCCATCCTCACCTATTTCGCGCGGGACGTTGCCGGCTGGCTGGCCGAGCGCTGAGCCCCCGCTTACCGGAGGACACCATGGATTTCTATGCCGTTTTCGGTCATCCCGTCGGCCATTCACTCTCGCCCCGCATCCACGAGCTGTTTGCCCACGAGACGGCGCAACAGCTCGAGTACACGCGGCGCGAACCGCCCCTCGACGGATTCGCGGGCGCCATCGAGGCGTTCCGCGCCGAGGGCGCCCATGGCGCAAATGTCACCGTGCCGTTCAAGGAAGAGGCCTGGTCGCTGGCGGATCAGCGCAGTGATCGCGCCGAGCGGGCCGGCGCCGCGAATACCTTGATCTTCGGTGACGGCATCTATGCCGACAACACGGATGGCGAGGGGCTGATCAACGACCTGCGCAATAACCTGGGCGTGGGCCTCGCCGGCAAGCGGATCCTGATGATCGGTGCCGGCGGCGCCGCCGGTGGTGTACTCGGTCCACTGCTCGACGAGAATCCCGCCAGCCTCGTCGTCGCCAACCGCACCGCTGAGCGCGCCCATACGCTCGCCCGGGCCTTTGCCGATGTCGGCACCGTCGAGAGCTGTGGCCTCGACGACCTGGCGGGTGAGCGCTTCGAGGTGGTCATCAATGCCACGTCCAGCGGACTCGAGGGGGATGTCCCGACACTCCCGTCGAGTATCGTCGCCGACGGGGCGACGGCCTTCGACATGCTCTACGGCGCGGAACCCACGCCCTTCCTGCGCTGGGCGGAGGAAAACGGCGCATTCCGGACCCGCGACGGTCTCGGCATGCTGGTGGAACAGGCCGCCGCTGCGTTCGAACTGTGGCGCCGGATCCGGCCGAGTACGGCACCGGTGATCGAGGCACTGCGCAACGACACCCGACCCTGAGTCGCGCCAGTGGTCGAGGCGAGCGCGACACCGGATTCGGTGATGGTCATGCTGGTCGGCGGCGCGACGCTGCTGGCCATACTCGTGCGGCACGTCTTCGCTCGGCTCCGGCTTCCCGCTCTGGTCGGCTACATCCTGATCGGGCTGGGGCTGCGACTGGGCCACGACGTGATTCCCATTCTGGATCCGGCCGTGCGCGGTGCCTTCGATCTGCTCGCCGCGCTAGGGCTGGTCGCCCTGTTGTTCCGGGTAGGCCTCGGCAGCAATCCGCAACGCCTGCTCAGCAAACTGCCCGGCGCCAGCGTAATCTGGCTATTCAGCGTGATCGTCTCCGGTCTGGCCGGCTACTACGCGGCCCGCTGGGCAGGATTCGACCTCGTGCCGTCCCTGGTCGCGGGCGTGGCCCTGACCGCCACCAGCATCGGTGTCGCCCTGCCGCCCTGGCAGGCCGCAGGCGCCCTGGGTAGCGAACAGGGCTCCCTGGTGCTCGATGTCGCCGAACTCGATGACATCTCCGGTGTGGTTCTCATGGCGCTGCTGCTCGGCATCATCCCGACGTTGACCGCCGGCAGCGGCATCGCCTGGACCGGCGTACTGACGACAAGCGCCGGGCTGGTCATGAGCCTGGCGGCATTCACGGCCGGCTGCTACGCCTTTGCCCGCTGGCTGGAACCCCCGCTGACGCGAGCGCTCTTACAACACGAACGCGCGCCGGCCCGAATGATGATCGTGGTCGCAATGGGTAGCCTGATCGCGGCGCTCGCAGGGATGCTCGGCTTCTCGCTGGCGATCGGTGCCCTGTTCGCCGGCCTCATGTTCAGCAAGGCACCGCGGCGCATCCATCGAGACCGCGCCTATATCGTGCTCTACGATTTCCTCTCACCGTTTTTCTTCATCGGCATCGGCCTCAAGCTGGAACCGGCCGCCCTGACCGGCGCGCTCGGCGCCGGCGGCCTGCTGCTGGTCGCGGCCGTGCTCGGCAAGGTCATCGGCACCGCTCTGCCGGCCTGGCTGGTCGCGCCCCGCGGTAGCGTCCTGGTGATCGCCACGAGCATGGTGCCGCGAGCGGAAATCTCAATGGTGATCATCGATCAGGCCGGTCGCTACGGCACCGACGTCGTACCACCGACCCTGTATGGCGGCATGACCATGGTCGCGCTGGCCACCTGCGCCGTTACACCCGGCATCGTCGAGCGCCTGCTCGCGGTGGAAAGGGCCGATCCGGGCGGCCCCGATCAGCCGGCGTCGGGGCGGTGACGGCCCATCAGGCGGACGTAATGATCGGCTGAGTACGCGAGCCGCTCGCGCTCGTCGTCACTGAGCGCTCGAACCGCCCGCGCGGGGCTGCCGAGGTAGAGGTAGCCGCCATCGAGCTGCTTGCCCGGTGGCACCAGCGCCCCGGCGCCGAGGATCGCCTCGTCACCGACCACGGCGCCATCCAGCACCATCGCCCCCATACCCACCAGCACCCGGTTACCGATGGTGCAGGCATGGATGATCGCCCGATGGCCCACGGTCACCGCCTCGCCCACGATGGCCGGATAACCGGGCTGGTACGGCCCCTCGTGGGCGACATGCACAATCGCCCCATCCTGGATATTGCTTCGGGCCCCGATCTCGATGCGGTGCACGTCACCCCGCAGCACCGCCGTCGGCCAGACCGAGACGGAGTCGTGGAGAGTGACGTCACCGATCACCACGGCACTTTCATGGACCCAGGCCGAGGCCGCGATACCGGGATGGATGCCCTGGTAGGTCTCGATCATCGCGTTACTCCCCGTCGGCTCAGGTCATGGTGACCAGTTCTTCGGCGCTGGTCGGGTGAATGGCTACGGTCTCGTCGAGATCGTGCTTGCTGGCCCCCATCTTCACCGCCACGGCGAAGCCCTGCAGCATCTCGTCACTGCCGACACCGAACAGATGCACGCCCACGACGCGCTCTTCCTCGCCGACGCAGATCAGTTTCATGGTGCTGCGCTGCTTCGCCTCCGCGGGGGCCAGGGCGAAATCCATGGGCACGAAGCGGGTCTGGTAGACCCGAACGGCGTCACCATGGGCGGCACGCGCATCGGCCTCGGTCAGGCCCACGCTGCCGATGGGCGGATGCGTGAACACCACGGTGGGGACATCGCGATACTCGAGCCGCCGGTCGCTCTCTCCGCCCCAGACCCGATCTGCCAGTCGCCGCCCCGCCGCGATGGCCACCGGTGTCAGCGGATAGGGGTTCTCGGTCACATCGCCGAGGGCGAAGATATGCGGCTGGTTACTGGCCTGCCAGGCATCGACGGGAATCGTTCCGGATTCATTGATCTCCACGCCGGCGGCCTCGAGACCCAGCTCGTCGGTATTGGGCAGCCGCCCGACGGCCCAGATCACCTGGTCGAGCCCCTCCAGCGAGCGGCCGTCGGCACTGTGCAGGGTGTAGCCACCCCATGCCGCCTCGAGGCCGGCGGGCGTGAAGTGGTTGACGAGGGTCGGACCGTGGGCGTCGATGGCCTCGACGTAGGCATCCTGGATCGCCGTATCGAAGCCGCGCAGGGGCTTTTCGCGCCGGACCACCAGCTGCACGTCGCTACCCAGCTGGTGCAGGACGCCGGCCAGCTCGACGGCGATGTAACCGGCCCCCACCACCGCCACTTTCTCCGGGCGGTCGGCCATCTCGAAGAAGCCATCGGAATCGATACCCAGATCACCGCCGGGAATCCCCGGTCGGCCCGGGGTGCCGCCGGTCGCGATCACGAAGCGCTCGGCCCGGTAGTGCTGACCGTCCACCACCACGGTATGCGGGTCGATGAAATGCGCATGCCCGGTGATCAGATCAACGCCGGAGTTGCCGAGATTACGGTCGTAGATGCCGTTGAGGCGCTCGATGTAGGCATCCCGCGCGCCGACAAGCGCTCCCCAGTCGAGCGCCGGGGCGACGCCGCTGAAGCCGTAATCACCGGCACGCTCCATGACGTCGCGGGTATGGGCGGCCTGCCACATGACCTTCTTGGGGACGCAGCCCACGTTCACGCAGGTCCCGCCCAGGCGCGATGCCTCGATAACGGCGCAGCGTGCGCCATGCGCGGCGGCACGGCGGGCGGTGGCAATGCCGCCGCTGCCGCCACCGATACAGATCAGATCATAGGCGTGGTCGCTGTCGGTCATGGTCGACTCCTGCTGTGCATTTCATTAAGACCCCCATTTTCGCAGACCCGCGCGACGATGACATTCACGCCGATCAATCCATACCGAACTGATCGGCCCCGTCGGGCTCGAAACAGAGGTGCACGCGGGCTATCCTGCCGGGTCAGCCCCGATCAACAACCTGTCCGATCACTGGAGCATCATGACCAATCCGCTGCTGGAAACCGACGGCCTACCGCGTTTCTCGGAGATCCGTCCCGACCACATCAAGCCCGCCGTCGACCAGGTCATCGCCGACAACCGGGCGGCGATCGCCGAGCTGACCGAACATGCCGGACCGCACGACTGGGACAGCCTCGTCGCCCCTCTCGAGCGGCTCGAGGATCGGCTGGAGAAGGTCTGGTCGCCGGTCTCGCACCTCAACGCCGTGATGAACAGCGAGGCGCTACGCGAGGCGTACAATGCGTGCCTGCCGGCCCTGTCCGCCTACCAGACCGAGATGGGCCAGAACACCGCGCTCTACCAGGCGTTCCGGACGCTGCGCGACAGCGACGCCGGCGCACGGATGACGGCCGACCAGCGCCAGACCGTGGACAACGCGCTGCGCGATTTCGAACTCTCCGGCGTTGCCCTCGAAGACACGGCGAAGAGCCGCTATGCCGAGATATCGGCGCGGCTCGCCGAGCTGTCATCGCGATTCCAGGAAAACCTGCTGGATGCCAGCGATGCCTGGACCTGGGACACGGACGCGGCCGAAGACCTCGACGGCATTCCCGCATCGGCACTGGGCGTCATGAAGCAGAAAGCCGAGCAGGCCGGCGTCGAGGGCTGGCGGGTCAGCCTCGACATGCCCATTGTCCAGGCGGTGCTTGCCCACGCCAGCAACCGCGACCTGCGCTATCGCGTCTACGAGGCCTTCACCACGCGCGCCTCGGATACCGGTCCGCGGGCCGGTCAGTGGGACAACCACCCGGTGATGGCGGAGATCCTCGACCTGCGCCAGGAGCAGGCCGGGTTGCTGGGCTTCAGCGATTACGCCGAGCTCTCGCTGGCCCCCAAGATGGCCGACTCCGCGGACCAGGTGGTTGAGTTCCTCGAGGATCTGGCCCGGCGCGCCCACCCGGTGGCCGAGCAGGAATACGCGACGCTCGTGGCCTTTGCCCGCGAGCGTGACGGGCTGGAGACCCTGCAGGCCTGGGACGTCGGCTATTACAGCGAGCGCCTGCGGGAGGCACGGTTCGAGCTCTCGCCGGAGGATCTGCGCCCCTGGTTCCAGGCCGATCGGGTCATGGCCGGCCTGTTTGCGGTTGTCGAGCGACTGTTCGGCATCCGTATCGCCGAGCGCGATGATGTCGACACCTGGCACGACGACGTGCGCTTCTACGAGATCTTCGATGCCGACGGCATCCTGCGCGGCCAGTTCTACACCGATCTCTACGCGCGCTCGCACAAACGCGGCGGGGCCTGGATGGCGCCGGCCCGCGGTCGCATGCGCCACGGCGGCGAGGCGCAGACACCGGTGGCGTTCCTCACCTGCAACTTCACCCCGCCGGTCGGCGACCAGCCGGCACTGATCACCCATGGCGAGGTGGAGACCCTGTTCCACGAATTCGGTCACGGCCTCCATCACATGCTGACCCGGGTGGACGCGGCGAGCGTTGCCGGGATCAACGGCGTGGCCTGGGATGCCGTCGAGCTTCCGAGCCAGTTCCTCGAGAACTGGTGCTGGGAGCGGGAGGCGCTGGATCTGTTCGCGCGCCACCACGAGACCGGCGAGCCCATTCCCGAGGCGCTGTTCGAGCGCATGACCGCGGCTCGCAACTTCCAGGCGGCCATGCAGATGGTCCGCCAGCTGGAATTCTCGCTGTTCGACCTGCGCCTGCACGTCGAGCATGACCGCCACCGTGGCGAGCGGGTTTTCGAACTGCTCGGCGAGGTCCGCGACCAGGTCGCGGTCGTTCGGCCCCCGGCGTTCAACCGCTTCCCCAACAGCTTCGCGCATATCTTCGCCGGCG
The Spiribacter vilamensis DNA segment above includes these coding regions:
- the gorA gene encoding glutathione-disulfide reductase: MTDSDHAYDLICIGGGSGGIATARRAAAHGARCAVIEASRLGGTCVNVGCVPKKVMWQAAHTRDVMERAGDYGFSGVAPALDWGALVGARDAYIERLNGIYDRNLGNSGVDLITGHAHFIDPHTVVVDGQHYRAERFVIATGGTPGRPGIPGGDLGIDSDGFFEMADRPEKVAVVGAGYIAVELAGVLHQLGSDVQLVVRREKPLRGFDTAIQDAYVEAIDAHGPTLVNHFTPAGLEAAWGGYTLHSADGRSLEGLDQVIWAVGRLPNTDELGLEAAGVEINESGTIPVDAWQASNQPHIFALGDVTENPYPLTPVAIAAGRRLADRVWGGESDRRLEYRDVPTVVFTHPPIGSVGLTEADARAAHGDAVRVYQTRFVPMDFALAPAEAKQRSTMKLICVGEEERVVGVHLFGVGSDEMLQGFAVAVKMGASKHDLDETVAIHPTSAEELVTMT
- a CDS encoding cation:proton antiporter; translation: MVEASATPDSVMVMLVGGATLLAILVRHVFARLRLPALVGYILIGLGLRLGHDVIPILDPAVRGAFDLLAALGLVALLFRVGLGSNPQRLLSKLPGASVIWLFSVIVSGLAGYYAARWAGFDLVPSLVAGVALTATSIGVALPPWQAAGALGSEQGSLVLDVAELDDISGVVLMALLLGIIPTLTAGSGIAWTGVLTTSAGLVMSLAAFTAGCYAFARWLEPPLTRALLQHERAPARMMIVVAMGSLIAALAGMLGFSLAIGALFAGLMFSKAPRRIHRDRAYIVLYDFLSPFFFIGIGLKLEPAALTGALGAGGLLLVAAVLGKVIGTALPAWLVAPRGSVLVIATSMVPRAEISMVIIDQAGRYGTDVVPPTLYGGMTMVALATCAVTPGIVERLLAVERADPGGPDQPASGR
- the prlC gene encoding oligopeptidase A yields the protein MTNPLLETDGLPRFSEIRPDHIKPAVDQVIADNRAAIAELTEHAGPHDWDSLVAPLERLEDRLEKVWSPVSHLNAVMNSEALREAYNACLPALSAYQTEMGQNTALYQAFRTLRDSDAGARMTADQRQTVDNALRDFELSGVALEDTAKSRYAEISARLAELSSRFQENLLDASDAWTWDTDAAEDLDGIPASALGVMKQKAEQAGVEGWRVSLDMPIVQAVLAHASNRDLRYRVYEAFTTRASDTGPRAGQWDNHPVMAEILDLRQEQAGLLGFSDYAELSLAPKMADSADQVVEFLEDLARRAHPVAEQEYATLVAFARERDGLETLQAWDVGYYSERLREARFELSPEDLRPWFQADRVMAGLFAVVERLFGIRIAERDDVDTWHDDVRFYEIFDADGILRGQFYTDLYARSHKRGGAWMAPARGRMRHGGEAQTPVAFLTCNFTPPVGDQPALITHGEVETLFHEFGHGLHHMLTRVDAASVAGINGVAWDAVELPSQFLENWCWEREALDLFARHHETGEPIPEALFERMTAARNFQAAMQMVRQLEFSLFDLRLHVEHDRHRGERVFELLGEVRDQVAVVRPPAFNRFPNSFAHIFAGGYAAGYYSYKWAEVLSADAFARFTEEGIFNPVTGRSFLESILERGGSEDAATLFSDFRGREPSIEPLLKASGLAA
- the hemB gene encoding porphobilinogen synthase, whose protein sequence is MRHEPDSRPGYPATRPRRLRRDDATRRLVRENRLSVDDLIQPLFVIEGHDRSEPVPSMPGVERLTIDRLQTEAAHLAALGIPAIALFPVTPADAKSADAAEAWNPDGLAQRAVRAVKDRVPDIAVITDVALDPFTIHGQDGLLDADGYVANDITLDALASQALSHAGAGADIVAPSDMMDGRVGAIRQALESNGHTETRILAYAAKYASAFYGPFRDAVGSAGNLGGGDKRTYQMDPGNGGEALHEVELDLSEGADMVMIKPGMPYLDVIRRVRERFDVPTFAYQVSGEYAMLNAAFDNGWLNREACVMEALLGFKRAGANAILTYFARDVAGWLAER
- a CDS encoding NUDIX domain-containing protein, which codes for MTRQNPRILSAGIILVRAENAAWRFLLLRAYQYWDFPKGRTETGETPLEAARREVAEETGITHLRFNWGEDFTETGPYARGKVARYYLAETPTREVVLGIAPELGTPEHHEWRWVDRRTAYRITAPRVRQVLDWALARLPEHPPQPTPRDHWRD
- the aroE gene encoding shikimate dehydrogenase, producing the protein MDFYAVFGHPVGHSLSPRIHELFAHETAQQLEYTRREPPLDGFAGAIEAFRAEGAHGANVTVPFKEEAWSLADQRSDRAERAGAANTLIFGDGIYADNTDGEGLINDLRNNLGVGLAGKRILMIGAGGAAGGVLGPLLDENPASLVVANRTAERAHTLARAFADVGTVESCGLDDLAGERFEVVINATSSGLEGDVPTLPSSIVADGATAFDMLYGAEPTPFLRWAEENGAFRTRDGLGMLVEQAAAAFELWRRIRPSTAPVIEALRNDTRP
- a CDS encoding gamma carbonic anhydrase family protein, which produces MIETYQGIHPGIAASAWVHESAVVIGDVTLHDSVSVWPTAVLRGDVHRIEIGARSNIQDGAIVHVAHEGPYQPGYPAIVGEAVTVGHRAIIHACTIGNRVLVGMGAMVLDGAVVGDEAILGAGALVPPGKQLDGGYLYLGSPARAVRALSDDERERLAYSADHYVRLMGRHRPDAG